The following proteins come from a genomic window of Oncorhynchus clarkii lewisi isolate Uvic-CL-2024 chromosome 23, UVic_Ocla_1.0, whole genome shotgun sequence:
- the LOC139381619 gene encoding forkhead box protein N2-like, with protein MGPIIGMSPDKKAETPGMQGERVGLRGLCGGAGTLPEAECGAASPLATSLDRGSVGSEDEELTNLNWLHENLLQNFTLGGAGEAGAQHSASPLFDIEGNTGAPQNPPSSSSASLSQRDSLKSKPPFSFSLLIYMAIEQSPSKSLPVKDIYGWIVQHFPYFSSAPTGWKNSVRHNLSLNKCFRKVERSLGKLNGKGSLWCVDPEYRPNLIQALKKQHFPAAHAFCTPPASPPPASSPPATSPHRHLFLQGCSLKESDIDAATAMMLLNTAPGHHHANPCDPESPLDLSRPDLVLVSSDPNQDHNYSSMALQRCSSRSSSSSLDDGGPSPGHAHHRPRTCRAGSEGFHSDEDDSDLGDRDERGGRPRPAPRRSSSSSVKHPAGKRARRELTSNPELDEELKEAAGSLLHLAGIRTSMDLNKRSAKSKKLNRK; from the exons ATGGGTCCAATCATCGGGATGTCGCCGGATAAGAAAGCGGAAACGCCGGGGATGCAGGGGGAAAGGGTGGGACTTAGGGGTTTGTGTGGGGGGGCGGGGACTCTCCCAGAGGCAGAGTGCGGTGCAGCCAGCCCATTGGCCACCAGTCTGGACCGGGGTTCCGTTGGCTCTGAGGATGAGGAGCTCACCAACCTCAACTGGCTCcatgagaacctgctccagaactTTACGCTAGGGGGGGCCGGCGAGGCCGGGGCCCAACACAGTGCCAGCCCCCTCTTTGACATTGAGGGCAACACCGGAGCCCCTCAGAACCCCCCCTCTTCATCCTCTGCCTCCTTGTCACAGAGGGACTCGTTGAAGTCCAAGCCTcccttctcattctctctgttgATCTACATGGCCATAGAGCAGAGCCCCAGTAAGAGCCTGCCAGTGAAGGACATCTATGGTTGGATCGTACAGCACTTCCCATACTTCTCCTCGGCCCCCACCGGCTGGAAGAACAGCGTCAGACACAACCTGTCACTCAACAAGTGTTTCCGTAAGGTGGAGAGGAGCCTGGGAAAG CTGAATGGTAAGGGTTCTCTGTGGTGTGTGGACCCAGAGTACAGGCCCAACCTGATCCAGGCGCTCAAGAAGCAGCACTTCCCTGCAGCTCATGCCTTCTGCACACCGCCTGCCTCCCCACCGCCTGCCTCCTCACCGCCTGCCACCTCACCCCATAGACATCTCTTCCTGCAGGGCTGCTCTCTCAAAG AGTCTGACATAGATGCTGCCACTGCCATGATGCTCTTAAACACCGCCCCTGGCCATCACCATGCCAATCCAT GTGATCCAGAGAGTCCCTTGGACCTGTCCCGGCCAGACTTGGTCCTGGTGAGCAGCGATCCTAACCAGGACCACAACTACAGCAGTATGGCCCTGCAGCGCTGCTCCtcccgctcctcctcctcctccctcgaCGATGGAGGCCCCTCCCCTGGCCATGCCCACCACAGGCCCCGTACATGCCGCGCCGGCAGTGAGGGTTTCCATAGTGACGAGGACGACTCCGACCTCGGGGACCGGGACGAGAGAGGCGGCCGCCCCCGGCCTGCTCCTCgccgctcctcctcctcttcggtGAAGCACCCGGCGGGTAAGAGGGCCCGTAGGGAGCTGACATCCAACCCAGAGCTGGATGAGGAGCTGAAGGAGGCGGCCGGGTCTCTGCTCCACCTGGCTGGGATCCGTACCTCCATGGACCTTAACAAACGGAGTGCCAAGAGCAAAAAACTGAACAGGAAATGA